Proteins from a genomic interval of Pecten maximus chromosome 13, xPecMax1.1, whole genome shotgun sequence:
- the LOC117341261 gene encoding cell adhesion molecule 2-like produces the protein MFILVFMLSSVDAVTLTGSSEYAVPGTEFTLTCNVPEEANFVQFYRRPDVTTTVGSIQVAGDQCYNTKASPPVPCTPDVCSCVTSGGLGTVFRWIIQPQTGDHGSVWYCTRTNLNLPNQRLDSANYTLMVAEQVTSITLQNPPPPTPEHHTIVLSCVTSPCRPAASVLWSVGGVNFTSSSTSSVSPASLSYVTVSRLTLTLTRAMNGQSVVCSAYNTVGSIISDTQQTTLDVQHGPTTSVSLSTPGDTFTGNEGDTLPDITCTADCRPGCTFVWTRPDNTNFTVSPVLSLGQLDRSEQGTYVCTARNDIGESNKTYSLYVRCKYSLLIN, from the exons ATGCTGTAACCCTGACCGGGTCGTCTGAGTACGCTGTCCCTGGGACTGAGTTTACACTGACGTGTAATGTACCGGAGGAGGCCAACTTTGTTCAGTTTTACCGCCGTCCTGACGTCACTACTACAGTAGGTAGTATACAAGTAGCTGGTGACCAATGTTACAACACCAAAGCCAGCCCACCCGTCCCCTGTACACCGGATGTCTGTTCCTGTGTAACGTCTGGTGGCCTTGGTACAGTGTTCCGGTGGATCATACAGCCACAGACGGGAGACCATGGATCTGTGTGGTACTGTACACGTACCAACCTTAACCTACCTAATCAAAGACTGGACAGTGCTAACTACACGCTTATGGTGGCAG AACAAGTGACCAGCATTACTCTACAGAATCCGCCCCCACCAACACCAGAACACCACACCATTGTCTTGAGTTGCGTTACCAGTCCCTGTCGACCAGCCGCCAGTGTGCTGTGGTCAGTTggaggggtaaactttacatcATCCAGTACATCTTCTGTATCTCCTGCGTCCCTGTCCTACGTAACAGTGAGTAGACTGACCCTGACACTGACCAGAGCTATGAACGGACAATCCGTTGTTTGTTCTGCTTACAACACGGTTGGCAGCATTATTTCGGACACACAACAGACTACCTTGGATGTACAGC ATGGTCCTACCACATCCGTGTCTCTGTCTACGCCTGGGGATACCTTCACGGGAAATGAGggggacacgttaccggacatcacctgtacagcagactgtagacctggctgtacctttgtctggacacgaccggacaacaccaactttactgtctcacctgtgttgtcactgggacaactggacagatcagaacaAGGGACATACGTCTGTACTGCTCGAAATGATATCGGGGagtcaaacaaaacatacagtCTCTATGTACGCTGTAAGTATTCTCTCTTAATCAATTGA